The stretch of DNA ggagaatctcctcccgtgacaaggctcgccttcgattcattttttttgtttgaaaaaaccactcaaatctTCTCTAATTTGCACATGGCGAAGAGCACACCAAGtgtgtcaagggaaacaactcaatttactgcaagcttcaaaaaccgggaagcaatcacgagtcgtgtaccttgtatgtctaatactaaaatagtcacttcccgtccgtgggcgttgcagcgctattactaatatagtcacctcccgtcgcgaaagtgttaagactTATGCACtattaggcaaaaaaataaaaataggtgtggttacggtaacatagccaaaaaaaatagggtaggaaggtaggcaatcacttttgttttaaaaactttttgttctaatgtgtacaaattaaacctacttgacagggaaataagtgtgcgactcgggcgctttcactttcattgcgttttctgcactcgttttcttggtttttgtgggttttttttaacagaaattaatgtaataaaaagttatagggtcggcccctaaaaatagggtatgtcgggttaccgtaaccacacctatttttttttaggccttagtatTAGTCTATTGCAATGTTACATTACTCAAACTTTTACCTGTTAAAGTGTTATTGAATGTTAATTTCTTAGTTATTTTGAGTTTACGACTTTAGTTACACTTAATGACTTATTCTTCTTTATTTAAATTGAGAACACAATTGGTATGGTGGTGGTACCCTAGTACTGTCTGTGATCACCGTCTATTCTGACCACCCCTGCCCTTTCATTAGCATCATGCattagttttttttaatgttttttccCCCAGTTAGTTTGAGTTGATGTGCATTCTGTGGTATGTGAGAAACAAAACTTGAACTCAAACTTGAATACTTGGTTAGCCGGCTTTAATCAATGTAATtgtatatgagttgttcttcagtactggtgacagaaagggggaaaagtggtcaaaaatcaaatctctagttttgtttttgaaatattgcttttcataaagcagaaatactgtagtatctgttgtacataagaaaaaatcactggttcacatggttcctacatcatctaacttttaaagctggttcttgtgtgtctgtgtgtatgtttgtatgatgacgataggacccgaaacggctgcacggactgagacaggaattgcagagaatgttctttgccactcgagtcgtgtcataaggtacttttggaatagcaaatttgaaaggattcttcaaaaaacggcggaaaacattatataccctgtgagctatcgaggatcctccccgtctgggctgtcgaaacatggtcttgttaaaagacgttttcaaatgcggttaacggggagtcgaagcacatttagcgaagttatgttgccaaatcatcaaagatcaacatttcactacacggatcgatgcacacagtcgaaatagatgtgactttcacacgaccgaagactacttactagcagactagcagacgacaagatctaaatatttagatcagtgagagcaatccgttgaagaacagttactccgcttattcgtcttcagttaagcttatttcccctgccataagtttccttgcagatctgcagtcgcgtagtgaaatgaactagtgtcatcggaagattcttctcagtcaatgatcaaagcacagtaagttctatgctgacaaaagtcattttcggacaacacgacgattgacttaatttatgagcccaaaggtaacaatatcgacaagaatgtacgcatttgacattaaatgaaacattcatagacagtttccaactcaccagatctgccaaagagccgtcatttgtgaaaaaaacgatgattttaatcagacaggtatcggaaacaagtcttggtcacctgcgttattccttccgaggcgacgtgacggcgccacatttgtttgttttatggctgtttatcgcgaaacaacacagttgaaatttgtgtgtaaaataccacaaatgtgtggtgaatcagttcgtcatctgcgtttcgatggtaattcagtcagattggagttactttgaatcgaaggcgagggtaacctgcgttatttgtgggacggcgtgaacaaatttgattgcaatattttatacagaaagtaaatttcaatgattctggctcagacttgtagatctgttatgcagtgttttggtagtgtatctgcttttctgctatgaagctcatttggagtgatacgctgatcgaagtggggtaccctatgtgggacatcagccgtatgcagattacgcctcagaacactctcgcatttcacaaagacaacaataatttgcaacatttcaagaactgcatcagttttattagatactatttcaacaaaaacagcacaaacacaactattatcaacaacacagaacgggaggtaagtcttcaaagacgcaccaagtgtgcgttcccatttttggacgccatttttgctagcattttcacagtaaatcgtaatatttccatatctattgaatgattttgttattttctttgattgtgccgattctcctatctctctggcatgtactgggtgctttgtgaccagtttctcccctagactgtattgaaaaaatgcgtccgtctgagctgacccccacttgtgaccagtagcaaagaacaactcatatatatatacatatatgtatgCCATCCTGTTGAACAGGTACCACTATATCACCCTGCTGCGCGACCCTGTGTCTCGCTTCCTCAGTGAGTGGATGCACGTGCGACGTGGGGCCACCTGGAAAAAGGCAACGTTAAAGTGCAACGGCAGAGAAGCCACTCTAGAGGAGGTCCCCTTCTGCTATGCTGATGAGGACTGGAGGGTAAGCTAACTGTTACAGTGATAATTTGGATGCCATTGTCTCTGATATATGAGTGGTCACAGGCTCCTGCTTTCCTAGACTTATTGAAATTGTTACAGAAATTATCACTGTGCATTTTGGGCAGAAAGGAAGTAaaagtaattgcataaaaagaGACGTAATTTCCAGCTACTGGGTTATACATGGAAACACACCCACTCTAAACAAAGCATTTTTTACTGACTGGTCTTGAAGCCCCTGCTTTCCCAgactttgtttttgtctgtataCTATAATGCACCTCCAGTTTAAATAGATTATCTTTAAAGAGGGTGGTGATGTTCTACAGTTTCAGGCAATACAGGACAATGTACTGTGGTAtagaccgcaacacggtggcctagtggtaaggcgtccgcccagtgagcgggaggtcgtgggttcgaaccccggccgggtcatacctaagactttaaaattggaaatctagtggctgctccgcctggcgtctggcattatggggttagtgctaggactggttggtccggtgtcagaataatgtgactgggtgagacatgaagcctgtgctgcgacttctgtggcgcacgttaaatgtcaaagcagcaccgccctgatatggcccttcgtggtcggctgggcgtaaagcaaacaaacaaacaaactgtggtATAGACGGGTATCCCTGTTTTAAATCTGAGAGGTAAATTTAGTGACTCCATGAAGAGAACGTCTGAGGAAATGAGGTGTTATAGTAGAGGGAGTCTTATGAAGGAGGGTCTTAACacagaggttccactgtactgaggtgtgtgtggtgtgtgtcctGACAGGGCGTGACCTTGGAGCAGTTCATCAAGTGCCCCCACAACCTGGCCTTCAACCGCCAGTCGCGCATGATGGCCAACCTGTCCAAGGTCAATTGCTACAACACCTCGGGGCTCACTGATGTGGAACGTGATCGCCGCATCTTGGAATCGGCTAAGCAGAACCTGGTGGACCTGGCCTTCTTCGGTCTGGTGGAGTTCCAGACCTACACGCAGTTCCTTTTTGAGCACACACTCAACATCAACTTTATCAATGACTTCGTTCAGCACAACCTCACGCACAGCAGCGGTTACAACGTGTCTGCTGAAGAGTTGCGAAGAATCGCCGCACTGAATCAGGTGGACATTGAGCTGTACCAGTTCGCCAAAGACTTGTTCCTGCAGCGTGTCAAGCAGGCCTACCTGGATGAGGAGTTACCTGTCCCGGAGGACCTGATGCACCTGACGTCTGTGCAAGCCATTGAAGTGGAAGGGGGGCAAGGGGGCCATGAAGGTCCCCCCGGGTCCGTTGAAGGGGATGCGATGTCGGACAGCCCAGAGCACATTGAGTTGGACGAAACAGACACCAGGGACGCTCTGGCCCAGCAAGTGGCAGGACACATTTTTCAACACAGCGGTCTTCCTGCGAAAGCCCCATATCCTAAACTGGAGGCTAGGTTGGGTGAACAAGGCTTTTCTGATCATGGAGACAAGTTTAGTAAAGGGGACAGTTTTAACACTGTGGGTGAAAGAGACCCCCACTATAGAGAGAAGCTGAAAAAGTCAAGAAAGGCAAGGGCACAAGATCAGAGTTTTGACGCCGAAAGGTTTCAGAGACATCAGCAGTTTAGAAAACGCCAAAGAGCATTACACACACAGCAAGAATACAGCTGATAGCAGAAGGCAGTATTGGAGATGTGGTAACTACTAACACTGACAGTGTGAGTGTGACTGGGTTTTGCTGCAGTATCATTTTATCCAACACAATGAGTGTCTTGGCTGTGTTATGGATTTATTTTTGATTTCGAAGAGATTTAATTCCAGTGCTATGGTGGGATCTACACCAGCTGAAGTGAAAACGAGAAGCCATGTCTGTATTATGGCAAAACATTTTTGAATTTTgcagtttgtatgtgttgttaaAACTAGGTATGAAATTGTGAACAGTCAGTGTccacttgtgtgtgtgcctacatatactcatgcatgtgtcatggtgtgtgaatgtgtttgtacatgtatatatatatatgctgagTACATACTGAATGTAATGATGTATGCTATGTGTATGTGCATTACCAAAGTTTCTTGTGACCCATGAGACATCCATTTCACCGTTTTGTGTTTCAACCAGTCTTGGTAACTAATATTTAATAAACTGTACGCTATCGttttgtacatatatatatttagtcATCAGAAGAGGTTGCTTTTGACCATAACTAGACTTAACCATATGTCTGGGACACTGATGTTTTCACCTCcacctattttctttctttttccgaaTCCCTTGTCTGAATCATGCACATAGTCGCCAACCAAGAAGAATGGACATAAGCCTAACGAAAAATAAATGCTTAGTTTGCATACAGGGTTCTTCATAATTGTACTTAAACAGAATGAATGTTATAACAAGTATATTATAGATGTACTTCAAACCACAATTGGGTGGAAGAAAAAATATCTATAGTCTGACTCTGAGCTTATCATTATATCAAAATGACCTTGCAGGGTTCCCCAAACTGTGCATCCCCGTGTCCTATATGCACTAGAAGCCGCAGAAACTTACTAGAAGGTCTTGAAGGGGGTCTTGCAACATACTAAACATGAAAAGAGCGGGTtctgggacgcactaaatttatATTATGTTATCTGTACTGATTTTAAACCTGTAATCGTCGGCTATTTTCCATACTGTTCAGAGAAGAACGTACATTTGCCTAGATTTTGATGCCGTGAAATATTCTGCTAAATATTTACAGAGTATATTAAACCGATTTGACAAATAACGCCTTTGTGAAAGGTCTCACAGAACTTCCAAAAGTCCCCCTGTAAAGTTCAATATGAGAGGGTCCTAGGACCCCCTAAAATTATTATTGGGGGTCCCCGGAACCCTGGTTTGCATTATTTGTCTGCATACGTCTTTTCCTTTGAACAGTGTCCGACCAGCCTTGCAATTGTACCTGTATTTGTGAAGTAGAGCTGTAGACAGAACAGCATTAAGTGAATCATGAAAGCAGAAGAACAAAGGTGACTGCGCATGAGAgccataaacaagtcgcgtaaggcgaaaatacatttagtcaagctgtggaactcacagaataaaactgaacgcactgcatttttttcagcatgaccgtatactcgtagcatcgtcagtccactgctcgtggcaaaggcactgtactgaaattgacaatccaggtagtggttgcgctgagccggatagtacgcttttctgtatctctattccttttaactttctgagcttgtttttaatacacacataacatatatgtttttggaatcaggaaccgacaaggaataagataaaattgtttttagatcgatttcgaaaattaatTCTaagcataattttcatatttttaattgtcagagcttgtttttaatccgaatataacatatttatatgtttttggaatcagaaaatgatgaggaataagatgacattggttttggaacgttttataacaaaataattttagatacaattttctgatttttaatgaccaattaatttttaagccttctagctcaaatgcaataccaaagtccggccttcgtcgaagattgttaggccaaaatttcaatcaatttgattgaaaaatgagggtgtgtccagtagtttactctgaatcgctctacacacacacacacagacacacatacaccacgaccctcgtctcgattccccctctatgttaaaacatttagtcaaaacttgactaaataaaatgtaacaagtcgcgtaaggcgaaaatacaacatttagtcaagctgtcgaactcacagaatgaaactgaacgcaatgcaatttttcagcaagaccgtatactcgtagcatcgtcactccaccgctcgtgacaaaggcagtgaaattgacaagaagagcggggtagtagttgcgctgagaaagatagcacgcttttctgtacctctcttcgttttaactttctgagcgtgtttttaatccaaacatatcatatctatatgtttttggaatcaggaaccgacaaggaataagatgaaagtgtttttagatcgatttcggaaatttgattttgataataatttttatatgtttaattttcagaccttgtttttaatccgaatataacatatttatatgtttttggaatcaggaaatgatgaaaaataagatgaacgtaaatttggatcgttttataaaaaataattttaattacaattttcagatttttaatgaccaaagtcattaattaatttttaagccaccaagctgaaatgcaataccaaaccccggccttcgtcgaagattgcttggccaaaatttcaatcaatttgattgaaaaatgagggtgtgacagtgccgcctcaacttttacaaaaagccggatatgacgtcatcaaagacatttatcgaaaaaatgaaaaaaatgtccggggatgtcatacccaggaactctcatgtcaaatttcataaagatcggtccagtagtttactctcaatcgctctacacacacacacgcacacacacacacacacacatacaccacaccatcgtctcgattcccccctctacgttaaaacatttagtcaaaacttgagtaaatgtaataaaaagaccaaaaaatactgtactcacgtgtgaATGAAGAAAACTATACAAATAACGGCTATTATTGGTTAgctattgctgttatttgttTCGTATTCTTCGTTCACACATatgttttggtctttttatGAATCATGAAAACCTGACTTTAACTTGAAAGTCCTCTTTGCGGTAGAGTTGCAGTCTTTGAAAAGTCAAGTCTTACCAAGAAGTTATGATGACATAATTTAGATATCTTGTTCTGTCTCATTTGTGTACTAACATGAATTAATGACATGTTTGTGAACTTGTAaagacatttttatttttaataacTTAGCAAGTATGAGAATGCCATATTATGTTCTTTTGTTGAAGATGACATGGATACTGATATTTGTACATAAGCAGTGGAACATTATTTGTATGCTAGGTATGTATAAGCTGGATATAATGATACAACAGTCTCgacattaccagctattgtgttttcagcgtagcaatagggcccgatatttagacgagacaagtataatgccgacgagtcgaagacgagtcgcattatacttgttcgagtctaaatattggaccctattgctacgatgaaaacacaatagcgtttatatagctattctgacattaaattctgtgttaaaaccatgtttttgtcagtaacaagtaccagaatggtccatgtcgctgattgcagacgacggttccctttccgcatgaagccacggaaataaccgaacattgaaaaacccacggacatgtattacggagaaaactcgagataaccggatgtttagcattacgtcaatatgctaggaatcatatgacgtcatgacgtatcatgcttgcctacgtatattgtatgttcaaaagtctgacttctgttgggaattcgcgtggtgaagactgcggtaaatctgtagatgataagagaacaaggattgtctcagaagaaacgactaaatgtttcagaccggtaacttcatttcaacattgcactatacaatggacgttctatgtgacaggagagtttgctgattttgtgttaaacattggagagatcgtctgctagaatcagagataggtcgcttcagattgcagcttctggaaatttgcaaggtttgttgcctgttaaagaactggattttacacgtaatgtatgtcatgtacagtaagcaacaacaaaaacacacacaaagcaaatggcatcgtctgtcgactagtcacagaaacaaacctggcgaggtatgcgtgtactttatacacgtggaagaaaccggaaccatgcgtctttgttatcgacaatatgcttttggatattgagtaaaatggccgacttccgccgcattatgctttgatgatcggaagagaccatccaatcacagaccccgaattcccccacgtgttcatcagaatagctatattagaATATAATGCCTTTTTCACTCATGTAGAATTTTGCTTGGCATTCTGAGGCGGAAATGATGTTTCTGTGCGTTGTCATTGTACCCCAGAGAGTGCATTATAATGCACCCATGTGTTttatcatttcagcttggaaggtAAGGTTAAACATTAATAAATTAGTTTGCTCATGAAAGTTGTCATTGAAATCggattttcactaacagatttaaaaatgattgcagtGTGTTCATCTTCTGAATCCCaaaatatatatagatatgtcatgttaacTCTAAAGATGTGCTCAGAATAAAAGAAATTCGGTGTGTGCAAATTACCAAGTTTGCATGCTATGCCGAGACGAGCGCAATCCATCTCGGTCTGTGGGTTTGGGAGCGTCAAAGCCTTACTTGTCGTAGTGTTGGTGATGACAGGTTAACAGTGTTGGTGTTTTGGTTTCAGGCCGACATATTGACTAAATGAGTTTATATCGATTCACGCAACTTGTTGTTGAGGTGATGGGGATGGGAGTGTTCCTGTCGGACAAGTTTAAGTctaatttgtttcagcaactttgattagttacatgacaaaggaaattGATTCAGATCACTGTTTGTCTTTCATGAACAATATCCCTTTAGACAGTATGGAATGTGTAAGAAAGTGAGAGTAAGAGAGTCTTcaggttaaataaaaaaataaaaaaatacttAAAAAAGGCGAAGTTCTAAATGTCTGTTCCAAATTACAAGTTATCCCCGAAGAGGAAGAAACAATTTGATACAGGACACATACCTATTTTGGGCTccttttaaataaaaaaataaaaaaatcattttcagCAGATTATTGCTGAATTTACTGAAAAGAAAGTTTACAATGTTCTCCAAAAGTACAGGCATTCTTTAGATGGATGTGCCATAAAAGCAGTTTATGTTCCTCAAATTGAATTGATCAGTTGAAAGATTTTATATTTAATGTTTATTGAGTGTGTATGCAGTTTGTTTGGAGAAGCGATCGTGTTTTTTGCTTGTTGATGAATTATGAAATATGCATGGACTGCTTTAGATATCATTAATGCTGTTATTTTTTATGTCTGACAAGAGGTTACAGGACAAAACCACTTGAACTTGCAAGTGTCAGATTTCCCTTGATTTGATTGGACTATAACATGTTTTGTGTTGTATTTGGCCCAAGCAGGGATAAGTGCCAAAGAACATTTTGAAAACTAAAGCATGATACAAAACCACTATAGCGATAGTTAATCTTTGCAGAATAAAAGCTAGTTCTAAAAtggaaaaagtcaacaaataatATATAGTCTCCTTGTAAAGGATAAGAATAAGGTATCAtagataccccccgcgggttagggggaagaatttccccgatgctccccagcatgtcgtaagaggcgactaacggattctgtttctctttttacccttgttaagtgtttcttgtgtggAGTATGGTcagtttttgtaaagattttggtcaGGCAGTGTGTAGGAAATgttgagtcctttgtactggaaacttgcattctcccggtactacgttgcaagcccctggagcgaatttttgattggtgcttttgtgaacaagaaacaattgacaagtggctctatcccatctcccccctttccccgtcgcgatataaccttcgtggttgaaaacgacgttaaacaccaaataaagaaagaaagaaaggtatgatagatagtcctgtgaggttaccctgtGGGGCAGCTTTCTCACTGGGGGCAGTTTGACAGGAATATGAAGCAGATCTGAAATACTGACATTCTTAAGCAAATGCATGAATTATGAAAGAATGTAATGCATGTAATATATTTATTATATGTATGTCATTGAAAAAGAG from Littorina saxatilis isolate snail1 linkage group LG13, US_GU_Lsax_2.0, whole genome shotgun sequence encodes:
- the LOC138983694 gene encoding heparan-sulfate 6-O-sulfotransferase 2-like, giving the protein MAVAKNWKAGLVFAFFLSAVGIVYFGYFYCGSNCALKGNSSPSLRSNYDAYFAGRFLQNKFSGNELDKDYDLDLDEDVIVFLHIQKTGGSTFGKHLVENMEVDPPCNCYKMVKKHCDCLTKNKHVWLFSRYSTGWKCGLHADWTELKTCVDNWFQTTRGVKKRRYHYITLLRDPVSRFLSEWMHVRRGATWKKATLKCNGREATLEEVPFCYADEDWRGVTLEQFIKCPHNLAFNRQSRMMANLSKVNCYNTSGLTDVERDRRILESAKQNLVDLAFFGLVEFQTYTQFLFEHTLNINFINDFVQHNLTHSSGYNVSAEELRRIAALNQVDIELYQFAKDLFLQRVKQAYLDEELPVPEDLMHLTSVQAIEVEGGQGGHEGPPGSVEGDAMSDSPEHIELDETDTRDALAQQVAGHIFQHSGLPAKAPYPKLEARLGEQGFSDHGDKFSKGDSFNTVGERDPHYREKLKKSRKARAQDQSFDAERFQRHQQFRKRQRALHTQQEYS